ttggccacataatgagaagacaggacaccctggagaagatgctgatgctagggagagtggaagacaaaaggaagaggggccaaccaagggcaagatggatagatgatattctagaggtgatggattcgtccctgggggagctgggggtgttgacgaccgacaggaagctctggtgtgggctggtccatgaagtcacgaagagttggaagcgactaaacgaataagcgACAATTTAGAACAGAACACccttaagtgttttttttaaaaagtatccccCATAAAAATACCAGTAACAATAAACTTCGTATAATAAAAGTTTGGCCACTCCAGAAAAGGCTTTAATCTCTGCGTCCACCAATCTAAGTCAGACAGGCACGTGAAGAGGATTTCTACAGATTTTAAAGTGTAGACAAGTGAAATGAAGGCAGTTTTTCAGTGACTTGATCCCTATACCTAGAATCCATGCTTTCGTTTGCTATTCCCTTTCTCCATATATTTATGCCATTTACAGATGTAAGCCAGAGCCAGTTCAGGATGAGTTTCCTCAGCTGTGAGGCTGCTTTACCGTTGCTGTTATAATTTTTCCTAAACTTGCTTGGTGGTGAGTGAGTTTTCAGTATTAGCATAGAAGAAACACAGCAGGGTAACCAAGGTTATTATATGGACACACTGAGAATCTCAGAAGAAACGGTTGCCAAAGCCTCAGAGATCCTGTAACGTGACACCTGCACTTCCCTCAATCCTGACATGTAtgggacagcctttctcaacctttttaccctggaggaatccttgaaatacttttcaggcctcaggaacctCCACATAAAAGTTGCAAAAAACATGAAAACTTCACAGTACAATGTACTTCAACCTACACCGTCCATGCTTTATACCATTTGCAATAACAAGAAAGTGAAAGGCCGGTGGCTGAGTTGCAGCATGTAAAAATTCTCGCCACTGCGAGCACTAGCATTGCACAGCAGATGACGTTCAAAAAGTGATGTTGGGGGTTGGGTTCAATCACTAACTCTCATGGAACCCCTACcaacctctcacagaaccctagacTGTATTTTCTGGCGTTCCTATCACATAAGAATAATTGCTTTGTTCCTTCAGTTAGGTGGATTTCTGTGAAAACGAATGTAAGGGACTTCGGCTGGAATGCAAAGATTGAAGGACATGTCACCTTCCTGTTGATAAAATGAACATTACAAACGATTCTTAAATCTACTTTAAAATAAGTGAGAAGGAACCTGATCGTCATTAAGTTTGACATGCAGTGGTTTATTATTGTAACtctacaaaatacaaaacaattcaATCAACTTGACGGGTAGGTGAGGGCATTTAAACGTACTTCAGGTATAATATTGATTATTTTTCTATTCTCTAGTCCTGGAACGACACCGCTTCATGAAACAGGCTCAACAACTTCTTCCATGGATGACACACCACTCCCAGTCATCTTCATACCAACTAAACCCACTATTACAGAGAGGTAGGACTGTGGTCAGAGGTCCAAGGGATAGGAGGCTGCCCCTTTAGTGTAGCATTTGGTTCTTCACTTGACTTAGAGTGTTTGCTCTAGGACTTCATGAAGCTGATTTTCCCAGAGGCACAAAAGAATACAATGATGGAGAACTAATCATTCAGaagtttgcattgtttttatcGTTTGGGGCTATTGGGAATCAGATAATGCTAAACATCAGTTTGCTATCTGGGACAGCTTATCATTGCCTTGAGCATtggctttctttttcctgaaCTAAATTTCTAGCTTTTATGACTATTAAGCTTGAATATGACCAGAAAATATCCAGCCAAAGAACTGGATCTTGGCAGGAGGTGGGAGATGTGTGTATGCTCTACATTGTTCCTTGATCCTGATTAAAAATGGTCATGTACTGTTGGGGAACTGCAAAATGTTCTTTATACAAAATGGTTCAAATTCAATCATTTCACATTCAAAATGGGTTCTTCCAATCATTTTGGAAGTGTTCCAGGCTTGAAACAGACCGCAGTGTTAATTTTGAAACATTGCATATTCCTACTGAATATATtatgcaaaatgtaaatatatactTATTcgcttctttattttcagttgtagGAATTTTTTTACTTTGTTGGCAGGGCTAGCATAAAGCATTCTCAATATTAGTAATAATCAGTGGCAGTTGGTTGGTTTGGGCAAATGCCTCCGCAGCCAAACCTGCATTCCATTCTCTCACAAGCTTTTCTCAATCTCTGATTTATTATGAGTTACTAATGTTCCTGAAGTCATCTCAAAGTCAAAAATTCCCCCACCGCACCCCCTGGCAAAagatttaaataataatgattGCATCAGAAAGGACACACTGAATCAATAGTCCACAGTTTTCAGTAGCTTTCTGTATTTGGCTATGGAAGCCCTGTCTCTACCAGTGAGGATGCAACTTTTTCTGGTGGTTGGTTAAGTATTCCTCTCCAGCCAGTGATCTTGGTATTGGCTTACTGCGCACCAATACCACATGTTCTTgtgttttatataaattttttgAAAATTTGTTTCCTTTGAGACTTGGCCATACACCGTAATAAGTAGCCCAATGCTGAATCAGTTGAGAGAAGCTGCCCTTTTCAGTTTGTGTTATAAAAGTGCCTTGTATTGTAAAGGTCCTTTGTGCTCTTTGTGAAAGTAATTCCTTACTTAAGTGTGTTGTATTCAAGAGCACACCAACTATCAAAACAGGAGAAAGATGATTTGATTTTTCAAATACTCTATCTTGCTTTTCTATCCAAAGGCACTCCCTGTAGTAATTAATTGGAacattttatattatgttttctATAATTTGTTATGTAGATGTATCTCTCCAAAGCAGCCAGCCATTGATGCCACCACTTGCCCAAGTGCCCTCTAACAACAAGATCTTGGACCATCTTGAGTCTGAGATCAGGAACCTTAATATTTCTCAGCCTGTACTACCTTCACATCATGTTGGAAGCAGTCAGCATCCTAGCATCCTTTCTTCTCTGGGTTCAGAGATTGTGGAACGGAGAGTAATCCAGTTGCCTCCTATCATTGAGCGTATCCCATCCTCTCAGAGAACTAGCAGTTCATCACAGCTGGGGAGGTCTACACGTACTTCAAGACCTCGGAACAGCAGAAATGAAGacgagagagaggagaggagatggaGATGTCGTTCATCTTTGGATGATGATTCCCCTTCCAGCTATGATCAGGAGCTATGGGATAGGTATAGAGATCACAGAATTGAATCACAGAGGGATGGCAGCCATCATGATAGGTACCGGAGCTCTACAACAGATGTAGTACCCATCTCACATGGCAGAAATAGTCTTGATTCCTATCTTGAGTCCAGAAGAGGGTATTCTGGACAGTGCCACTCTGAGAGAAAGAACCTCCATTCACAACGGCGAACATATCAACAGAACAATAACTTTGGTCGCCAGGACCATCGACGACATCGCAGCTATTCTCCACCATCCTCCTGGGAGTCATGGAGCTCATCTGGAGAACAAGAGTGCTCCCGGAGAAACAACAGGCCACATCGTAAGCACCATTCCCCGGACTGGCCAGATGAGAAACCACCTAGTTATTGCTCTGTTGAAGTTATCCCAGCCAAGAACAAGAAACCCAAAAAGTCAACAGAGCAACAGTCGGTAAATTGTGATTAAACCTAGCTTTCATGATTGCATGCATTATTCTGTCCTGATATACATGTGCTGGTTTAGAGACAGGAAATAGAGAATGGGATATACTAGAtggggggatgctgtttcatTGGGGAGGTGCTGCCACTGAGAGGGCACAACTACAGGGTCCAACAAGATGGTATTGTTTgatagaagggacccagagcatgaccTCTCTACTAGATACTGTGGGACAAGCAGAAACAGGGGAGAAAGGCGATCCCACAAATAGACTGAccctataccatgtagggctttacaagTAATAACCCGCACCTTCAAGAGAACTGGCAGTGCATGCCATATTGTAAAGTTCTATAATACGTTACGTCTGAATCAAAGAGAGGCTCTTTGATGCTGTCAATTCAAACAGCTTGTATTAAAGCTCAGAATTCAGCAACTTTTGAATAGCACCCTTCACGCCAATGTGCCAAGGATTGGACAGCCTCAAATCATGCTAgtgtaaaatgtatttaaaattaatAGTCCTAAATAATGAAGTGAACTACAAATGGCTGTTGCCCTGTCATCTTTTCTGGCCTCTTACTAAtagcagttttctttttctttttttttccttctaggaaAAAGGCAGTTCTCGCAGTGGGATGAGTGTTGTCATTTAGCCACTCTGCCACTGCATATGAGATTTCTGTGTCTGCCTGAACAGATTTGCATTCTGGCTTTCAATATTACTCACTAAGCAAAGCAGATCATCAACAGCAGCCTGCAGTTTGTTGTGTTAAAAGTTTCTAACCGTTTTTGCACTTTGAAAAACGCagtaagattttttattttacaaactaAATACTGGAACGTTGTGTAGATGATTTCCTAATCTGGATCTTGAGGTATTAATAAGAGTACAAATCTGCAGCAGTTCATTAATTGGTGGGGTAGTTTCTGTTactccaaaagataaaactttTAACCTTGGATAATGAATTACAGAATTCAATCTTGCTTATTATACATATTGAGTCAAAAGATTTCTAGAAAATTTTGAGTCAGAAAACCTTCAGATACTAGTGTATTTATCTAGTATCCATAGTCTGCACAAGTCTTTGAGCTACATTATTTGATGTCAAAAAGCATTAAATCTAGCCTATTTCATGAGGTTTGAACATTCAACGAAATTAAAAAGTTGataagtgaaaaaaatatttttactgtaatGTTGGAAACAATGTTGGGCAATaggcaataaaaataacaattgtaGGGTACTTCTAGTACATCAAGGAAAGCAGCTTGAAGGACAGTGTTGGACTCTCTTCTAATGAGCATCAAGCATGTCCACTCACACTCAGACTGAATCATTTTCAGTCTGAGGCAGATACTCAGAACTGCTCGAACTACTTGGAAATAAGGTATAAAGTGGGATATTGCTGGGTATAATTGTTGGATTGATACTTCAacttttttattaatgatttacaTGAGAAGATgagaatgcttatcagatttgcaaatGATACAAAACTAGGTGGGGATTGCTAATATGCTAAAAGTGAaaactcaaaattatttttatagtaatgtAAAGCTAGAGAACAATGAAACTGAATGATGGTAAATGCAAAGTTATTATGAAACAAATCAAATGCATGAGTATAAGATAGGTGATACTGAGGTTGATAGAAATACTTGTGCAAAAGATCTTGGAGTAGTAGTTGATTAAAATCTAattatgagtcagcagtgtgattcAGTTGCAAAACTGATTTTAAGCTTCATTAAGggaagtatagtttccaaatcacgaGATTTACTTATTTTGTTACATTGCATTGATCAGACTCCATCTTGATTGCTCTGTTCAGTTTGGGCACTGTGTTTTACAAAAGATTCAGAGAAGCTGAAATAGGACCAGAGAAAGTCAATGAGGGTGATGAGGGGTCTAGAAACTAAGTCTTACAAAGAGGGGCCAAAGAACTTGGGTCCTAGGCTGTTGTACCTGGACAGAGTACATGAATGTGATTAACACTCTGCTCTCAAGATCTTTGCATCCACCATGCCTCCTTTGATATCCCTACCTTCTCTAGATTGAGCAGGAAAGTCAGCAAGACAGTAGGAAGTAGTTTATGAAGTCAGGGGTCTTGATAAAGCAGGATTCCTGATTATGTGGAGGTCTCTAATCACAATAAAATTTACAATGGGAAAGGGGAGtcaagaatgggggggggggttagagaACATATAGGGCCTCATCCCTCTTGTATTAATTTATCTTAATTATAGATGTAACATCTATCTGGGGTTATAAACAGATGTACAGTATTGTAACATTCTGCACTGTGGAAATTGGCTTTTATCATTTGTCAATTTAAACACAGCCATGTTTGAAAGGAGGATTAAATAAACCATCTGAAATATGGTGTCTAGAAGGCTTGTATTTAGTGACACCTAGTGTTGAGGTGACTGTTTTTCATGTGGATTTTGAATGAACTTTTTAATAAATAGGGGATGCGACATTTTTTGCTCATTGTGTGTCCACTGAAAGGGAACTTTCACCTTACCTttacctccctccctctcactcCTGAagctggttctggttctggtggTGGCAGTGACTCTGTTCTTGGTTAGTTAGCTGGGATGGTGTTTCAGCCAGGAAGCAAAGACAGAGGCTGGTGTGACAACACTTGAGAGTTGGCTGCATCAGGCTAACTATTTGTGGGAAGAATCTCATAAATAATTTCACCAATATCGTTGTCCGGTCTTGCTGGCCTCTTGATCGGTCCCCAGAGGGGAGCAGGGATCTGATCCTTGCAAGTGTGTGTAGGCTGTCAAGGAGATGCAACTGgaatttccctttcctttttcattttggtGAGCAGAGTAGGCCTACCAGAAGAATATTGGTGGCTATTTGGTTacctggagattttttttttacctagtagcagtttgaaaacatgcaaatgtgagtaggttaataggtaccgcttctgtgggcaggtaacggtgttccgtttaatcatgccggccacatgaccacagaagtgtctatggacaaacgccggctcttcggctttgaaattgagatgagcaccgccccctagagtcagacacgactggacttaatgtcaagggaaacctttacctttacctttaggaggTCTCTACAAATGGTAGTCTAATCTTTCTAATCACCCTGCATAACAAAAGCCTACTATGTAATTATTTCATTTAGGAGCTGTCTGTTCAGAACTTCAGTACaaaataaaaggcagaaaaaataaGCCTGGAAAAATGTCATTTTGTTTTCTCCCCCTAAAATATTTTATGTCTGCAAATCTAGGGTTTTCTTAAGACTGTTGATGCTTCTCTTTTGTCTGTGCATAGATCCATTTTGGCCACATGAGGACAAGCATTTGAGCTGAAATGATGAGTTCCTGATATAGAAATAGCCCCTCTCTGCAATATCTGACATGGTTAGTCTAACTCAGATTGTCACAAGTGCCACATAAGAACTAGTTCATTAGCCTGAAGGCTGTTAACACTAAAGCCATTTGTGTACATTAATATAAAAAAGTCTCTTGTCAATAGAGTTGTCCCTGTGCTGTTAGCAAGGCAAAGGTATGTCAGTGGTTGGAGATGAGTAGGCAAATGAGGAAGAGCAGACCTTATTACAGCACCTCAATGCAGTGGCTGGAAGTGAAGCTGCCCCTCCCATTCCCAAACAGAAGTGTACCTTTTTAGCTCAACATTCATGGTGAACCCAGTGAATGCTACAGCATTGTACATCACCAGTCACCTGGTGTTCAGCTGTGGCCCTGGGGAGAATCCAGAAGCTGCGGCCTATTTCTGTTAGTTGTCTCCTGCTGGGTGCGATGAGTGAGGAGCTTTCTATTCTGGGGCAGGAATGTGCCAGCACCCTCCTTTTCCATTAGTCCATCCATCTAGTTTGCTCTTGCTTCATGTGTTATATCCACTGAAATGGGTAGGGAGCAGTGCCTTTTAGCTTGCCAGCTAGGAGATGCATGTCCCACAGGGCTTACTCTATGCTCTACTTACTGTTGTGGGCTTCAAAAGATGATGTGGGGGGCTGACTGCAGGCTCTATGTCACAAAAATGAAACTGGCCCAGCATGTTCATATGCACCTACTTATCTTATTAATGGAATATTACTACTTAATACTACTTAAGGGTGGATAGCTTCAGAGTGACTTAGGTCCAGTACTAAGTCTTCACTTGAAGATTTTTGCATAAATGAATTGAACTCTGGATATCTACATTATAATGGGAGTAATGTACAATTCTTGTGGGAAACAATTTTACGAGTATGAATCATTAATTCTCTCTGCTGCAAGACAACTAGGAAAGAGCAGTTTAATACAAGTCCTCTGTAAAAAGCAAATACTACAAATGAACTATGCACTCAAAGTTAATATGTACTGAATTTCTTTGGCATATAACCTGGTAAAAGCAGTGCTGGATTGCTGGACACCTTCCAAGTAATATCTGTATAAGCAGTTATTAAATGAACTATGTAAAACGGTACAATAATGATGGAAGTTTTCAAATTCAATTTAACCAAATAAAAGATTTTGCAGTTTCATCACTATTTGTTGGAAATTGGTTCACATGTgtcttatgtactgtatgtatcacTTGATCATTAGCATGCAGTCTAGAAACAGTTCAGTTTAATTTGGCATCAGGAGATGTGGAAGTTCTGTCCAAGAGGCAAAATTATGTCAGTCACTATCTCTCTCTGGCTAATAAAGTTTTGTAGTTAAAAAGTGTGTACTCAGCTACACTGTCCTGGGTCGCTTCTaggaaagggtgtgtgtgtttacCTCATATGTATGCTATTGATTAAGATGATAGGCATAATGAACAACATATATGAGGCAGCCCTGAACAagcaaaaagacattttgaatcttgtttataatgaatatatagaaaaaaatcttccatctTTATCATAAAAGCTGCCTCTTCTCAGATATATATCAGAATGAAGCATTGCCTGCTTCATATATTTCTGTATACCAACAGAATTAGCTTTCACACAGCCAATTTTGTTTTGATCTCACATCATAAAAAGCCCACATTTTGACATTGCTAGCTAACTGGTGTGTTAAGGAAATGTAAAATATAGCTAACAAAATCCAAATGTGTTTGGATTAGGTTTTGAAACATCTGCATAAAGCAGATCTAGATATGAAACAGTTTTTTAAAGAGCATTGAAGTCACCATCTTGTACATATGCATAATTTCTGTCTAGCGCACAAGAGTGATATTTCATCTATTAAATCTTCCCATTCAAGGGTAATAAAGAATATATCTGGAAACACTACCATTTGGTATTTTAGAGAGGTTGGTAGTGCTGCTTGCCATTTAAGTTCAGAGTGACAATTGAAAAGTTCCATGTGCCCTGGGAATATTTGTAGGCTGACAGTAGCTTCTAGCCCCCCTTTGAGTGCTGCTGCTCCTGCCAATTTGGCAGTCATCTCCAGGTAAAGGCATCAGCACAGCAATGAGACTACCAGGAGACACTACAGAAGCCTGCTCTGCTTTTAATGCCATGCTTTTTAATCTAGTTTTTAATcagttgtgagccacccaaaatcactgtgagataggtggccatgtaAGTTCTATAAATGGTTAAATGTTAATGAAATTCAAAAACATCTGGGTTGCAGTGGCTTGAAAACAATATTGGATTAGATGGAGTTCATTGTAATCCACTGAATCAGTTTTTACATAATACTGTTTCATATAATTCCATAAAGTTCTCCATTTTTGTTTCTacagtccccccccccacctcatgAAAACAACTTTCTGAACTTGGGGGAAATAGCCTTATCTGAGATGTGATTCATTATATCAGCCTTGTAAAGGCAAATCTACCTCTTTGAAATGATCAGCTTCAAATTTCTTTGCAAAACAATTCATATCATCTCAAATCCCCACGTGCCTTTGTTGAAAACAGCATAGAAAACCTAAATCTTAGGCTAAGCCTTTCAAAATTCTATAATTTTTAGAATTGCAATTTCAGGACTTCAGGAGGATGCTAGATTGGTGAGTGCTATCTTTGTTACATTCAATTATGAACACAAGGATTATTAAGTAAAgggatattttaattatttaacttttatttcaCCTTATAAGTAAAGTGATTGGGATGACACACAAATACATAACCACAACTGCAGTTTAAAATaccaaaaaccattttttttaatcctcaggGATAAAACAGTTCTAACATACAGTTTTAAGATGTATGCAAGTCACAGTGTCCTTATTCCAAGAATATGGCTTTATGTAGCATTGAAACATTAACAAAGTTAGTGTTATGGGGATCTGCTCAGAAATAGCCATTAGCCAAATCTTAGTGTGCAGGGCAAGTATAGCCTCTGCTCTCAAAACATATATTAGGGAAATAAATGGACAAGGCAGACCTTGAGCTTTATGTAACATAAGACCTGTGGGGGAACAGCCCAAAGACCTATCCAGTCCAAGATTTGGTTCCCActgtagattagattagattttattaatttcagAGACTGgcttaaaaggagaaaaaaaaaggtcaagaaaTCAGGTGTACAAATATGGTGTGAATAAACAAAATAAGTACATACTTAGAACTAATTCATGTTCTAATTCActaaatttaaaagggaaagtaAATACTCCATTTGTAGTGAGGTAATTTAACTGTATAAACATAAATCattatataaaaatgattttaaaaatttaaaaatctgaacTGGTCCCCCCCATAGCAACATAGTACTTTCTCAATCTTTTTCTCAGCATGTAAATTTCCATTACTAAAGTATTATACACTTATGATTAGAAGTCATTGATCTCCCACATTTCCTGACGTCTTCCTGTTCCTTTAAGCCACTTAGGTTTGGTTCAACCACTTTATGTTAAGAAATCTTACTCCATAACTTAACTAtccactatattttaaaaatttgtttactAGATATAACTTGATTTTAATATTAAGAAAGAGAAGGGGGTAATAATCGAGGTAATAATCTTCTCCCTGTTCTTCCTACACCAGACAAAAATTTATTTACCTCTATCATGTCCCTTCTTACCCTTTTTGTAGCCTGAAAACTTCCCCCTGCTCATAGGGGAGTTACTTTTGTACTTTTTGCAAAGGGAAGATGTTCTAATACCCTAATTTGGTTAAGCTTTTTGGCACCATATTAAGTCCAACAGTACTTTTGTTGAAGCTTAACTATCTCTGTCTATTGTGAAACAGCAGATGAGAAACAAACCAAGACCTACGTCCTCTTGAGTGCAACTATATTAGGACTGGGAGACTGCTGATATTTCAGAATCAGAAGTGACAGCAGCCCGTGAAGAGGTAGGTGACAATTCTAGCTCTGAGTAAATGGAATACGTCAAATGAGTAGACTTAACAAAGGGAACTTTAAACTGAACTCTTAACATTCAATTCTCTTTACGTGGATGCCCCATTCTTGTTCACATTGGGTGAGAGAGGGAGTGAACAGAATGGTAacaatcccaaatactcagtttGAATTATGATATATCTGCATCCTGGGATGTAGCACTTAAATTGGAACTAGGATGATCTAGGTTCAGATAATCTTTCAATCCCAGACATTGTTATCCCAGGGTATTGATCTCAAGCCAACAGTTCTTCTCTAAAACACCTCACAGAATTATTCAGAGGATAAAATTGGGGAACAGCCTATATAGTCTTTGACTTACTTGGAGAAATAAGAAAGATACAGTAATCTTAGTTGAATACCAAACATGTATTGCCATCTATGAGTTTTACATTTTACTTCCCTTAACCTTTATTGCTACCAACTTTTTGCCCTTCCAGAATCATGATTTTACAGGAGAAAAAGTTGAAATAGTTCATGTATCTGATAAAATagattcttgtaaaaaaaaaatta
The Candoia aspera isolate rCanAsp1 chromosome 5, rCanAsp1.hap2, whole genome shotgun sequence genome window above contains:
- the ILDR1 gene encoding immunoglobulin-like domain-containing receptor 1, with the translated sequence MAWIWQWQLQALFIGLTATGCFSVLVTVPDTERYTTLFASVTLRCDYSTSAPLQDVVVTWRYKSFCKDPILDYYTIAYQANLDLGQDPSNDCNDNQREVRIVAQKRGQNEPVLGVDYRQRKITIQNRADLVINEVMWWDHGVYYCTVEAPGDTTGDPDKEVKLIVLNWLTVIFIILGGLLLFMLIGICWCQCCPQHCCCHVRCACCPTRCCCNEKVLERHRFMKQAQQLLPWMTHHSQSSSYQLNPLLQRDVSLQSSQPLMPPLAQVPSNNKILDHLESEIRNLNISQPVLPSHHVGSSQHPSILSSLGSEIVERRVIQLPPIIERIPSSQRTSSSSQLGRSTRTSRPRNSRNEDEREERRWRCRSSLDDDSPSSYDQELWDRYRDHRIESQRDGSHHDRYRSSTTDVVPISHGRNSLDSYLESRRGYSGQCHSERKNLHSQRRTYQQNNNFGRQDHRRHRSYSPPSSWESWSSSGEQECSRRNNRPHRKHHSPDWPDEKPPSYCSVEVIPAKNKKPKKSTEQQSEKGSSRSGMSVVI